The region TTGGGTTAAAAGATCCAAAGTATAAGCCTATTTTCATTACCATCTAAATCTTCCCAAAGGGAAGACTTTTTTTAGTTTTAGTTTTTGTTGCACTTCGACTGCGCTCAGTGTGACAATGCAACTATTTTTTTATAAAATCTCCAACAATCGTTTCTGCTTCTATTAAAGCTTTTTCTAAATTATCGTTTTCTATAATCACATCAAATAATGGTGCTGTTGCTAACTCTGCACTAGCTTTAGCAATACGCATGTTTATTTTGTCGTTACTCTCGGTTTGACGTTTTTTAAGTCTTATTTTAAGCTCGTCAATACTTGGTGGTTTTACAAAAACTGCCAAGGTTTGTTCAGGAAATTTTCGTTTAATACGTAAGCCACCAGACACATCAATATCAAAAATAACGTTTTTACCAAGTGCCCAAAGTCGTTCGACTTCTGTTTTTAAAGTGCCATAAAAATTATCTCTATATACTTCTTCCCACTCTAAAAAGGCATCGTCTTTTATGTTTTGCTTAAATTGTTTCGCTGTTAAAAAATAATAGTCTTTAGCATCTTCTTCGGTTCCGCGTTTTTCTCTAGATGTTGCAGAGATGGAAAAAGCTAAGTTTAGTTGTTCTTGCTTTAATAAATGCCTTACAATGGTTGTTTTTCCAGAACCTGATGGAGCAGAGAATACAATGAGTTTGCCTTGTTTGGTGTTTTCGTTCATTCTTTAAAATATCTTAAGCAGATACTGCTAACTGCTACTGAATACTGCTTACTTTTTACAGTACATTCAATAATTGTTCCTTAATTTTTTCTAACTCGTCTTTCATCTGTACCACCAATTGTTGCATTGGTGCATAATTACTTTTAGAGCCAATAGTATTGATTTCTCGACCAATTTCTTGAGCGATAAACCCTAATTTTTTCCCGTTAGAATCTTTACTATTAATACTTTCAGTAAAATAGTTTAAATGATTGTCTAAGCGGACTTTTTCTTCGGTTATATCAAACTTTTCTATGTAATAGACTAGTTCTTGCTCAAAACGGTTTTCGTCATACTTTTCTCTAAGCTCTTCTACGCCTTTACGTAAGCGTTCTCTTACTCCTTCAATTCGCTCTGGATCCATAGCAATAACTTGTTCTAACAGCGCTGCAATATTTTTAATACGGTCGTTAAAATCTTGTTCTAAGACTTTACCTTCATTTAACCTATAGTCTGTCAAGCTATTTAATGCAGATTTTATTTCAGATTCAATCTGTTCCCATTCTTGGTTGTCAATTTCTTCTCTAACCGTATTTAACGCATCAGGAAAACGGACTGCCATTTTTAATAATTCTTGATCGTCACTGGTGTTAAGAAGGTCTCGTAATTGATGCATATATTGCTTAACTACAGGTGCATTTAATTGTGTTGAGGTATCATCTGCAGTAGTTTCTACAAAGATGGAAAAATCTACTTTCCCTCTAACTAATCGGTTAGCAATTAGTTTACGTAGATCTAACTCTTTTTCTCGGTAAATTGAAGGCATTCGTGCATTCAAATCTAGGTTTTTGCTGTTAAGTGACTTTAACTCTATTGTTATTTTTTTTGTTGGCAATTGTAATACAGATTTGCCATAACCTGTCATTGAATAAATCATATACACACTAATTGATTGCTACAAAGGTAAGTAAAATGTTAACGCTTAAGAAATAGAATATTTATTATGCATGCAGAGTAAATAATTGTAATTTTGAAGAAATTAAAGCTTAAAAAAATGTACAAAAAAGATTTTGAAATTAGATGGAGTGATATTGATGCTAACAGACATTTAGCTAACTCGGCTTACATCAATTTTATGTCACATACTAGAACAGCTTTTTTGCAAGATCATGGATTTTCTTTAATGACTTTAGGAAAAGCAGGTATTGGTCCTGTCGTATTTCATGAACATGTACATTATTTTAAAGAAGCTTTTTTAGGTCAACCCATAACTGTTAGTTTAGAAGTGTCTGGTTTAAGTGAAGACGGAATGTTTTTTAGGTTTGACCATAATTTTTACGATAGCAAAGGTCATAATTTAGCGTTTTGCGAAATTTCTGGAGCTTGGATAAACCTAAATACTAGAAAACTTACTGGATTGAATGATTCTTTGCTAGAACTAGCAAATCAATTTCCAAGAACTAAAGACTTTAAAACCTTAACCAAGCAAGATATGCGTATTCATGGTCGTATGCCTAAGCATGTAACACTTTAGGCTTTTTAGTTACTAAATACACACCAAAAAAGATTAAGGACGATGCTATTAACTTAACAGAAGTTACTGCATCACTACCAACAATGACCGCATAAATACCAGCAATTAAAGGCTGTAAATAAATAAATACAGTTACTGTAGACGCTTTTAAGTGTCTTAAAGCTAAAGGGTTTAATAGGTAGGTACCAAAGGTTGCGCCAACAACAACAAATACTACCGAAAACCAAATGTATGGTGTAAAGGAAGCGATGTTAATTGCTATGATCTGATTATAACCAAACGGTAACACTAAGAAAAAGCCAAATAAAAACAACCATCTAATGAAGGTAAATGGATGATATTTGTAGGTGAGTTTTTTGACAATTATTATGTAAATACTATAAGAAATAGCATTAAGTAAAATCATGATGTTGCCTAAAAACACATTATCTGCTGGACTTGCAGATCTACCATAAACAGTTAAGATTGTTGCACCAGCAAAACCAAAAATAACACCTAGCACCTTAAGTCTTGTAATTTTTTCTCCTAGATAAAAAGATGATAGTATTAATACGATAATAGGACTAATAATCATTATTACAGAAGCATGAATAGGTGTAGTCAATTCCAAGCCTTTAAAAAACAGTAACATATTTGTTGCAACTCCAAAAACAGCAGCATAAAAAAGTGTTAGAAAATCTTTTTTCTCAATCTTTTCTTTTGGACCTAAAAAACTAAACATCCAAAACAATGCTACAGCTGCGCCAACTCTGATTACTATAAAACCAAATGGTTTTATAAAGCCACCAACCATAACGTCCTTTGCAAAAGTATAATTTAGACCATAAAGTACTTGCACCATTAAAGCAGCAAGTAAAGCCCAATATCTAGTTTTCATGAAGCACAGTTTTTGCAGATTCAATGGTTTTTTTAGCACTTCCAATAAATATAGCATCGTCTATTACAATTACTGGTCTGCTTAAAAAGGTGTAATGATCTAATAGATAATGTTTGTAATCTTTTTCGGTTAGGGTTTGGTCTTTTAGACCCATGTCTTTGTAGAGTTTTGCACGTCTACTAAATAAGGCTTCGTAGCTACCTGCTAATGCTTTTAACGCTTCAATTTGTTTGGCAGTTAATGGATTAGTTTTAATGTCCTGTAGCTCGAAATCTGAAGGAAGATTAAGATCATTTAATATTCTACTACAGGTATTACACGTTTTTAGGTAGTATACTTTTTTCATGGTATCTAAAATTTAGGCAAAGGTCGTTTTTTTTAACAAAAAAGTATTCTCTTTTTAATTAAAACTAGTCTTCATCAGGCGAAGTTTCCGCGAAAGCGTTATGTTTAATTGGAAAATTACACGAACGAGCGATAAAACACATTTTGTTTGCTTCATGATGTAATTGATTGGCTTTGTGTATCATGCTAGCATCCTTTACAATCACTTTAGGATATAAGGTTACACTTGTAAATTGCCCACTGCCATCTTGGTTTTCTTGCATGACTCCTTTGGCTTGATCTGTATATTTGGTGATAATTATTTGGTGTGTCGCGCAGAGATGTAAATACCAAAGCATGTGGCAAGAGGCAATGGAAGATAGTAAAAGTTCTTCTGGATTATAACGAGTTTTGTTTCCTAAAAAAGCAGGGTCAGAACTTGCTAAAATTGGATTGTCTTTATTAGAAATTGTTATTGTATGATTACGATTATAGCTTTTGTAATTTGTGGTTCCGTCACCAAGATTACCTGTCCAAGTGATAGTTGATTGGTAGTTGTGTGTTTCCATTGTTTTGTTTAAAATCTAAAGTTAAAAATTGAAAGCTTATTAG is a window of Olleya sp. YS DNA encoding:
- the gmk gene encoding guanylate kinase, translated to MNENTKQGKLIVFSAPSGSGKTTIVRHLLKQEQLNLAFSISATSREKRGTEEDAKDYYFLTAKQFKQNIKDDAFLEWEEVYRDNFYGTLKTEVERLWALGKNVIFDIDVSGGLRIKRKFPEQTLAVFVKPPSIDELKIRLKKRQTESNDKINMRIAKASAELATAPLFDVIIENDNLEKALIEAETIVGDFIKK
- a CDS encoding acyl-CoA thioesterase; this encodes MYKKDFEIRWSDIDANRHLANSAYINFMSHTRTAFLQDHGFSLMTLGKAGIGPVVFHEHVHYFKEAFLGQPITVSLEVSGLSEDGMFFRFDHNFYDSKGHNLAFCEISGAWINLNTRKLTGLNDSLLELANQFPRTKDFKTLTKQDMRIHGRMPKHVTL
- a CDS encoding ArsC/Spx/MgsR family protein; protein product: MKKVYYLKTCNTCSRILNDLNLPSDFELQDIKTNPLTAKQIEALKALAGSYEALFSRRAKLYKDMGLKDQTLTEKDYKHYLLDHYTFLSRPVIVIDDAIFIGSAKKTIESAKTVLHEN
- a CDS encoding YicC/YloC family endoribonuclease is translated as MIYSMTGYGKSVLQLPTKKITIELKSLNSKNLDLNARMPSIYREKELDLRKLIANRLVRGKVDFSIFVETTADDTSTQLNAPVVKQYMHQLRDLLNTSDDQELLKMAVRFPDALNTVREEIDNQEWEQIESEIKSALNSLTDYRLNEGKVLEQDFNDRIKNIAALLEQVIAMDPERIEGVRERLRKGVEELREKYDENRFEQELVYYIEKFDITEEKVRLDNHLNYFTESINSKDSNGKKLGFIAQEIGREINTIGSKSNYAPMQQLVVQMKDELEKIKEQLLNVL
- a CDS encoding OsmC family protein, translating into METHNYQSTITWTGNLGDGTTNYKSYNRNHTITISNKDNPILASSDPAFLGNKTRYNPEELLLSSIASCHMLWYLHLCATHQIIITKYTDQAKGVMQENQDGSGQFTSVTLYPKVIVKDASMIHKANQLHHEANKMCFIARSCNFPIKHNAFAETSPDED
- a CDS encoding DMT family transporter: MKTRYWALLAALMVQVLYGLNYTFAKDVMVGGFIKPFGFIVIRVGAAVALFWMFSFLGPKEKIEKKDFLTLFYAAVFGVATNMLLFFKGLELTTPIHASVIMIISPIIVLILSSFYLGEKITRLKVLGVIFGFAGATILTVYGRSASPADNVFLGNIMILLNAISYSIYIIIVKKLTYKYHPFTFIRWLFLFGFFLVLPFGYNQIIAINIASFTPYIWFSVVFVVVGATFGTYLLNPLALRHLKASTVTVFIYLQPLIAGIYAVIVGSDAVTSVKLIASSLIFFGVYLVTKKPKVLHA